In Fusobacterium sp. FSA-380-WT-3A, the DNA window ACCTCCTAAAAAATAATTAAATTTTATATATTTCCATTTCCCCAAAAACGATTTTTCTTTTCTGGATATGGATATGATACTTTACTATGAGCTAGTTTCTGATGATATATTAGTTCTGCCATTAAAACTAAATTAAAAGCTGGGTCAATAACTGGAATATTTAATTCTTTTGATATATCTTCTGCCATTCCTAAAAAACTCAAGCATCCTAATATTATAACTTCAGCTCCATCTTCTATAACTTTTTTACTACTTTCCAATAAAAATCTTTTTAAATTTTTTTTATTTCTATGTATTTCATCAAAAGAAGCATTTATACTTCTTATAGAACAAAGTCTTGTAAAATCTACTCCAGAATTTTTTACAAACTCTTTTTTCTCAGGAATTCTTTTATCTGATGTTATAATTATCGAAAAAGAATATCCTAATCCACAAGCTATCTGTAAAGAACATTGTCCTCCACCAATTACAGGTATTTTTAATAATTCTCTACATGCTTCAATAGCAGGGTCACTTAG includes these proteins:
- a CDS encoding aspartate/glutamate racemase family protein, yielding MRLKIINPDAGLTRKELDERIEILKTVARKDTIISMDCPKNGNIEIDSKTDVYLASGEIIKMAVEAEKEGYDVVAIYCLSDPAIEACRELLKIPVIGGGQCSLQIACGLGYSFSIIITSDKRIPEKKEFVKNSGVDFTRLCSIRSINASFDEIHRNKKNLKRFLLESSKKVIEDGAEVIILGCLSFLGMAEDISKELNIPVIDPAFNLVLMAELIYHQKLAHSKVSYPYPEKKNRFWGNGNI